The Deltaproteobacteria bacterium genome contains the following window.
GATGAGATTCCACTTTGCCATGTGTTGTGGCGAGTTCGTGAGTGGTCGCCTGGTTTGGTGATTGGTGGTCTTTTGCAAGGCGTAACTGAGCCGCCCCACCATCCCTGAGGACCAATGACCGTCAAGCGTCAATTCTATGCCCTTTGCCTCGACGGAGTCGGTATTGGTAAACACCAGTCATCCATCAGCAGGATCTTCTGCTTGATTCAGTAGACCATCGATCGTGTAATAATATCCGGCAAGAGATGCCCTGAGGTTCTTGCCCAACGATCGCTCGACAATCGCCTCGTAGGTCGTAATCTTCTCAGGGTTGAGGTTGAAGTTCGCCTTCAATGCGGTTCCGGTATAGAACTGCTCATAGGCGTTGGGAGCGCGGAATGCGGTTCCGTAGATCAACTTAAACGTGGTATGCCAACGGTTGTAAATCAGCGCGACGCGCGGGCTGAGCGTCCCGCCGAACGAGTCATAATAATCATATCGTACGCTACCGTTGAGAATAAGATCTTCACGGATGGTAAATTCATCTTGCAAAAAGAGTGCCCAGTTGCGTGAGCCAATGTTTTTTCTCAAATACGAGACGAATGGTTGTCGATCGATATTCGTCAGTTCGCGGCGAAAATCATGACGATATTCTGCACCGACAGTGACACGATGTTTCTCCCACAGTCGTTTCGTCAACCGAACGTCGCCGCCCCACCACTCGCCAACATGGTGGTCTTGGTTCAAGACAAACACGGGGTCAGCCGTGTCTGAATAGTCGAAAAAGAAATTGCCTCGATAATAATAGCGATCGTAATAGAGACGGGTGACGAGTTCCCAGCCTTTGGCAATTTCTTTTTCGTACTTGAGATCAATGTACCCGCGCTCGTCGTAGTCGCTCGTTCGTCTGCTCGGGAATACCGTTCCGAAATGGGCGGTGGGCGCAACTTTCTCGCGCCCACTATATCCACCCACGAGCGTCAGATCACGATAGGTGATCTTGGTGAACAGATTGTAAGATTGGTCGCCATCAGCGCGACGCGTAACTCCGTTATTCGTGGCGGGATCGTTATATTCCTTGTAGAAAAGGCGTTCGTGCCCACGGCTATCATAGAATGCGCCTGACATGAGCACTTCGAGGTCGCTTGAGAGTCGTTTACCGTAGGTCACCCGCCCCTTATACGAATGATACCCGCCAATCTCGGTTGAGAGTTCAGTACCGTTGAGGTCACGCCCACGCTTCATGATGACGTTGATGACTCCGAAGAACGCATTGGTCCCATAGAGAGAGGAACTCGGTCCACGGACAATTTCCACACGATCGATCAAATCGACGTCGACAGGTGATTCCGTACCAATACCTGCTTGATCGTAGAGATTGTCGTTGAGGCGGTGCCCATCAACCAGCAACAGCACGCGCGAGTTATAATCCCCCGGACGGTTAAAGCCACGGACGCCGACGTAGCTGTAACTCCGATCGTTGGTGACATAAACCCCGTTCACACTGTGAAGAATATCAGCCAACGTACGGTAGCCGTATTTCTTGATTTCGTCGGCAGTGATGATGGTCACCGAAGCCGGAGCTTCTGTCACTTTCTGTACATACTGTGAGGCACCAAACACCTTGAGACTTGACAATTCGCCAAGATCAAGATCGAGAGAGTCTTGTACTTGCGCTGTCCCGGCTTTATCTTCTGCCAGCGCGGTGGACTCCGCACGCCCGGCGGGCGCGAACAGGACAAGAGCG
Protein-coding sequences here:
- a CDS encoding TonB-dependent receptor, with the protein product MVTKTQVDSHGYRDVSVPSNSRCGSVFRQGRWGVGTGLVLAALVLFAPAGRAESTALAEDKAGTAQVQDSLDLDLGELSSLKVFGASQYVQKVTEAPASVTIITADEIKKYGYRTLADILHSVNGVYVTNDRSYSYVGVRGFNRPGDYNSRVLLLVDGHRLNDNLYDQAGIGTESPVDVDLIDRVEIVRGPSSSLYGTNAFFGVINVIMKRGRDLNGTELSTEIGGYHSYKGRVTYGKRLSSDLEVLMSGAFYDSRGHERLFYKEYNDPATNNGVTRRADGDQSYNLFTKITYRDLTLVGGYSGREKVAPTAHFGTVFPSRRTSDYDERGYIDLKYEKEIAKGWELVTRLYYDRYYYRGNFFFDYSDTADPVFVLNQDHHVGEWWGGDVRLTKRLWEKHRVTVGAEYRHDFRRELTNIDRQPFVSYLRKNIGSRNWALFLQDEFTIREDLILNGSVRYDYYDSFGGTLSPRVALIYNRWHTTFKLIYGTAFRAPNAYEQFYTGTALKANFNLNPEKITTYEAIVERSLGKNLRASLAGYYYTIDGLLNQAEDPADG